A window of Cottoperca gobio chromosome 16, fCotGob3.1, whole genome shotgun sequence contains these coding sequences:
- the LOC115021390 gene encoding dysbindin-A-like isoform X2, translating into MFENFRERLHMVQQDFTTGFKTLGDKSRDTKIRRRPRFEESLPHFSAGLDILSRYEESWFLLHKRTNDCAQAAEAVDEDIVMLSAHWERRRAALNQLQEQLQSLPAFISELEAITANIAHLEGDFEEMESRLVYLETLCCQCEQQTFKQNHIYQLEVYQKKKRREVEALEVELNSEHAQKVAEQEQVVQQKLRERQKVYEEAFNQDVQQYLTTGYLQHREPTGADVRVLDQMTVTNISDQEALDDFLNSTGDDISTGSSLTSGPDLESCSSDSEMKSQIIQAPPTNNQASSRDAVWEQEEEAASEESDEPLVQSDEEDVQPDMSLPPSAANMSQHSEG; encoded by the exons ATGTTTGAGAACTTCAGAGAAAGACTTCACATGGTCCAGCAGGATTTCACGACGGG cTTCAAGACCCTTGGAGACAAATCAAGAGACACCAAAATCAGGAGGAGAcctag GTTTGAAGAAAGCCTTCCACATTTCAGTGCTGGACTGGACATCCTCAGCAG GTATGAGGAGAGCTGGTTTCTGCTCCATAAAAGAACTAACGACTGTGCTCAGGCTGCAGAG gcAGTAGATGAGGACATAGTGATGCTGTCAGCACactgggagagaagaagagcagctcTGAATCAACTACAGGAACAACTGCAAAGCCTGCCGGCCTTCATCAGTGAGCTAGAGGCCATCACTGCGAACATCG ctcacTTGGAGGGTGACTTTGAGGAGATGGAGAGCAGACTGGTATACCTGGAGACGCTGTGCTGTCAGTGTGAACAACAGACATTCAAACAAAATCATATCTACCAACTAGAAGTCTATCAGAAAAAGAAGAG gagggaggtggaggctCTGGAAg TGGAACTGAATTCTGAACATGCTCAGAAGGTGGCAGAGCAGGAGCAGGTGGTGCAGCAGAAACTGAGAGAACGACAGAAAGTGTATGAAGAAGCCTTTAACCAAGATGTGCAGCAATACCTGACCACTGGATACCTACAGCACAGAG aGCCAACAGGAGCTGATGTGCGTGTTCTGGATCAGATGACAGTAACTAACATATCAGACCAGGAGGCTTTGGATGACTTCCTCAACTCCACAGGTGATGACATCAGTACAGGGTCATCTCTGACCTCAG GTCCAGACCTTGAGTCCTGCTCTTCTGACTCTGAAATGAAAAGCCAAATAATCCAAGCCCCTCCCACAAACAACCAAGCCTCCAGCCGGGATGCAGTATgggagcaagaagaagaagctgccaGTGAGGAGAGTGATGAGCCTCTGGTGCAGTCAGACGAGGAGGACGTTCAGCCTGATATGTCACTG CCCCCATCTGCTGCCAACATGAGCCAGCACTCTGAAGGCTGA
- the LOC115021390 gene encoding dysbindin-A-like isoform X1: protein MFENFRERLHMVQQDFTTGFKTLGDKSRDTKIRRRPRFEESLPHFSAGLDILSRYEESWFLLHKRTNDCAQAAEAVDEDIVMLSAHWERRRAALNQLQEQLQSLPAFISELEAITANIAHLEGDFEEMESRLVYLETLCCQCEQQTFKQNHIYQLEVYQKKKRREVEALEVELNSEHAQKVAEQEQVVQQKLRERQKVYEEAFNQDVQQYLTTGYLQHREPTGADVRVLDQMTVTNISDQEALDDFLNSTGDDISTGSSLTSGPDLESCSSDSEMKSQIIQAPPTNNQASSRDAVWEQEEEAASEESDEPLVQSDEEDVQPDMSLVGLQDVGTLRGSDESDPVEDLPSG, encoded by the exons ATGTTTGAGAACTTCAGAGAAAGACTTCACATGGTCCAGCAGGATTTCACGACGGG cTTCAAGACCCTTGGAGACAAATCAAGAGACACCAAAATCAGGAGGAGAcctag GTTTGAAGAAAGCCTTCCACATTTCAGTGCTGGACTGGACATCCTCAGCAG GTATGAGGAGAGCTGGTTTCTGCTCCATAAAAGAACTAACGACTGTGCTCAGGCTGCAGAG gcAGTAGATGAGGACATAGTGATGCTGTCAGCACactgggagagaagaagagcagctcTGAATCAACTACAGGAACAACTGCAAAGCCTGCCGGCCTTCATCAGTGAGCTAGAGGCCATCACTGCGAACATCG ctcacTTGGAGGGTGACTTTGAGGAGATGGAGAGCAGACTGGTATACCTGGAGACGCTGTGCTGTCAGTGTGAACAACAGACATTCAAACAAAATCATATCTACCAACTAGAAGTCTATCAGAAAAAGAAGAG gagggaggtggaggctCTGGAAg TGGAACTGAATTCTGAACATGCTCAGAAGGTGGCAGAGCAGGAGCAGGTGGTGCAGCAGAAACTGAGAGAACGACAGAAAGTGTATGAAGAAGCCTTTAACCAAGATGTGCAGCAATACCTGACCACTGGATACCTACAGCACAGAG aGCCAACAGGAGCTGATGTGCGTGTTCTGGATCAGATGACAGTAACTAACATATCAGACCAGGAGGCTTTGGATGACTTCCTCAACTCCACAGGTGATGACATCAGTACAGGGTCATCTCTGACCTCAG GTCCAGACCTTGAGTCCTGCTCTTCTGACTCTGAAATGAAAAGCCAAATAATCCAAGCCCCTCCCACAAACAACCAAGCCTCCAGCCGGGATGCAGTATgggagcaagaagaagaagctgccaGTGAGGAGAGTGATGAGCCTCTGGTGCAGTCAGACGAGGAGGACGTTCAGCCTGATATGTCACTGGTTGGTCTACAGGATGTTGGCACATTGAGGGGCTCTGATGAGAGTGACCCTGTAGAGGATCTGCCCTCTGGGTAA